Genomic segment of Arachnia propionica:
GTGCCGGGCCTCGAGAAGCTGACCTTCGAGAACCGGCTCGGCTCGGTGGGGCAGCGCGCCCGCCGCATCGCCGCGGTGGCCACCAGTGTGGGGGAGGGGCTGGGCCTCGCCCCGGAGCAGGCCGCAACCCTGGCACGCGCCGGGCAGCTGGCGAAGTACGACCTGGCGACGAACCTCGTCACGGACATGACCAGCCTCGCCGGTTTCGTAGCCCGCGAGTACGCGCTCCGCAAAGGCGAGACCCCCGCGGTCGCCGAGGCCCTCCACGAGATGGAACAGCCCCACACCTCCGCCGACGCGGTCCCGGCCTCGCTTCCGGGCGCCCTGCTGGCCCTTGGGGACCGCTTCGACCTGCTGATGGCGATGTTCGCCCTCGGCGCGAAACCCTCCGGTTCCTCCGACCCCTATGGACTGCGGCGGGCCGCGCTGGGCGTGGTGCGCGTGCTGCGTGAGGTTCCCGGGCTGGCCGGCATCGGTGTGCGCGACGGCCTGGAGGCCGCAGCGGAGGCGTTGACAACCCAGGGCATCACGGTTTCGCAGGACGCGATCGTAGCGGCCGAGGAATTCGTCATCGGCCGCTACGCCCAGCTGATGCGCGACGAGGGGCGCTCCGCCGACATGGTGGCCGCGGTCCTGCCGTCGGCCACCCACCCGGCGGACGCGGAGACGAAGGCCAACGACCTGGAGGCCCTTCTCGGGGAACCCGGCTGGCGGGCCATCGTGGAGGCCATCGTGCGGATCCACCGCATCCTCCCCGCGGGCACCACCCCGGGGTTCGATCCGGCGGCCCTGGTCGACGACGCGGAGAAGGCCCTCGCCGTGGCCATTGCGGACAGGAAACCCTGCGAATCCGTCTCCGGTTTCGCAACCTCGGCGAAGGACCTGGTCGACCCCATCGCCCGGTTCTTCAACGACACCCTGGTGATGGCGAAGGAACCCGGGCTGAGGGCGGCTCGCCTGGGTTTGCTGGCCGGCGTCGCGGCCCTCGCTCCGGTGGGCCTGGACTGGGCCGCCATCGACGCGGCCACGAAGTGAGAACACCGGGGACGGTTCCGGGAGCGGGCGGTCCTCGGTGTCATTACCGCCCACCCTGCGGGCGCTGGGTGATGCGGTTCACGCATCCAGCAGGCGCAGGATCTGTTCGCCGACGGCCCCCTCGTTGTTGGGGCCGATCCGGGTGAAACCCCGGCCGAGCAGACACGGATCGGCGTCCGCCATGACGTAGCCCCGGCCCACCAACTCCAGCATCCCCAGGTCGTTGTGCATGTCACCGAAAGCGACCGCGTCGGCCGGGTCGATGTCGATCTCCTCCAGCAGCCTCGCCAGGGCGGCACCTTTGGTGACGCCCGGCGCCGACAGTTCGACGGTGCCGCACACGTCGTGCCAGGAGAAGGTGGCCTGGAGGATCTCGCCCGCGGCGGCGACGGCCACGGGGGAGAAGGCGTGGGTGTCGGCGTGGCGGGTGCGGGCGAGCACCTTGATGACCGGGCCGGCCGCCAGCAGGTCCGGGAGGCCAGCCACCTGATCGGCCCCGGAGAAGTGCCCAACCGGGTAGCCGGGTTCGCGACCCCACCCGTGCTCGTACTCCACCGCGAACGAAACCTCGAGTTCCGGCGGCAGCGCCGCCGAGAAGGCCAGGGCCCGTTCCGGTTCGATCGGGTGGAGGAAGTCGGGGCGGGGCCTGGTCAGCCGGCCGATGGCCGCCCCGTTGCTGGAGATCGCCAGGGGATCCAGGTCACGCAGCTCCGCCAGGGCGTCGAGCCAGCGCCTGGGCCTGCCCGTGGCAATCACGAAGACGACGCCCTCCTCGACGGATCGTCGCGCCGCCGCCAGGTTTGACTGGAGGAGGACGGCGTTCGCACCCAGGAAGGTGCCGTCCAGGTCCGTAGCGATCAGGGCTGGTTTCATGCCATCAGGCTACCGGCGTTCACCGGGGTCACCTGCCGGGCCGGCTGCTCTGTTGATCCGCACCGGGCTGCCCGCCGCCCGGGCCGGAACCCATGCCGGTCGCGTACTGGTTGGCGGAGACCGTGCCTGCCGATTTGCCGCCCAGCAGGATCTCGTAGGTGCTTTCCGCCGAGATGGAGGGACCGGAGTACAGCACCGAGGAGTACTGCTTGGAGGAGGCCTGGGTGGCTATCACGTTCCCGCTGGAATCCGCGATGGAGACCTCACCGGTGGAGCTGCCGTTCAGGTTCGTGAACACGAATGCTTGGGTGGAGTTCTCTGAGGGGGACTCGGCCATGCCGGAAGTCCCGATCGCCCAAAGCTCGCCGCCGGTGACGGTCAACCCCGACTGCACGTCGACCGAGCCGTTTCCCCCCACGGTGGGTCCGAGGATCACGACGCTGCCCCCCGAGATCGTCCCGGCCGCGTTGGAATCGAGCCCGTCGCCCTCCGAATCGATCGTGACGGCGCCGCCGGCGATGGTGAAGCCCTGCGGGTTGTCGCCGGAGATGTTGATGCCGTCGTCGCTGCTGGTCAGCCGGGTCTGGCCTCCCGAGATCACGAGGGTCTGGGCCTCGACGGCCTCCAGGGAGTTGGAGACGGTGACGGCACCTCCCGATATCGCGACGTCGTTGAACCCTTTGATGCCGTCATCCCCGGATGTGATGTTGACAGTTCCGTTCTCGATCAGGACGTAGCCACGGTCGGCGTTGGTCTCGTTGTCGGACTTGATGCCGTCCCCGGTGGCCTCCACATTGACGGTTCCGCCCGAGACGATGACGTAGTCCTTTCCCCGGATGCCATCATCTGCCGCCTTGACCGTGACGTTGCCGCCCGCGATGACGAGCCCGTCCGCGGAGTTGATCGCGTCGTTGTTGTTGCCCGTGACGCTCAGCGACCCGTTCCCGGCGATGCTGAGGTCGCTGGCCGAGTCAACGGCCGATGACGGGGCCTCGCTGGAGGTGTCTGCGTAGGTGTCCGCGTCGGAAATCGTGTTCTCGGTGCCGTCGGCGAGGATCAGGGTCACCTCGTCCGCGGCCGTGACGACCATCGGGGAACCCGACGGGTTGGTCAGCTCGACGCCGTTCAGGATCAGCTTCACGTCCTGGGAGTCGGCGTTGACGATCACCTGCCCCGTCAGGGAACCGGCAAGACGGTAGGTTCCCGCGGATGTGATCGTTACGGTTGAGCCGTCGACCGTGACCCCGCCGCCCGAGGCGGTGGCCGAGGATCCGTTCAGAGTGATCTGGGTGACGGAGGACTCGTCGTAATCGGAGTCGTCCTGGGAGTAGTGGGATTCCTGGTTCTCGGAGAGCAGGGCGGTCAGGGCCTCGCTGCTTCCGCTGTTGCCGGTGGCGGTGGAACGGGTCGCGGTCTGTCCGGAGGCGTCGGTGAGCGTGGTGGCCGAGGAGCAGCCGGCGAGGACGGCGACTGCCGCGAGAGAGGCGAGTCCGAGTTTGAGCTTTCGCATTTTCATAGTCGGTCCTTCGGTGGTCTCGTTTGTCAGAAGTGTCGGTTCAGGACCCGGCGCCAGCGGTTCGCGGGCAGTTCGGGGTGCAGGGCGGCGAGACCAGTGGCGTATTTGGAGATCCGTTGTGGGCGGTAGCCGTGGTACCAGAGGGTCCGGTCCGCGGAACTGGGAGCCGACCCTGCCTTGGTCTCGATGATCGCCAGCCGGGGAGCCCGCAGGCTGTGGCCGTTCTCCTTCCAGACGAGTTCCCGGTCCAGGGTGAGCCGGGCCCGGCCATCGGCGGCGAGCAGCGTGGTGCGCAGGTAACTGGTTTCCAGGCTCGGTCCCAGCCACTGCGGGCGGATGCCGCGGATCCCCCCGGTGGCAAGGCGGCCGCTGATGAAGCCGTACTGTTCGGGCGCGATCTCGAACAGTGCAGAAGGATCGTGGGGGATGCGTTCCTTGACGGTGTTTCCGCCGCGCCGGGTCTTGACCTCCAGGAAGGCCTCGCCCGAGTCCCGGTAGTGACGGACCCTCACCTTGAACCGGTGCGGGCGGCCCCTCGCGGCCAGCAGGTAGGAGTCGCGTGCCGTGGTGTCGAAGTAGACGGATGTGTACCCGAACTCCGTTCTTCCCCCGATGTTCAGGACCCTGGTGCCGGTCGGCAGGCAATCGAGTATCGCCTCGGCGGCGCGCTGGTGCAGCGGATACTTGCGGTCCACCCGGCTCATGAACTCCGCGGCCGCGTTGAGTTCGTCGAGGTGAACCGGGGCGAGATCGCTCAGGCTCATCGCAGCACCTCCACCTTCTCGATGACCGGGAGACCGGCTCCCGGGGCGTAGCGAACCTCGACGAGGGTGGTGTCAGCGACGAAGTCGAGGCGCTGGACGTTCACCCCGAGCACTCGGCCCCCGAGACGGGTCGCCAGTTCGTAGCGGAGTTCCTCGGGATCGGTGATCGCCCGGTCGAGGTTGACGACCTCGCGTTTGACCCCCGTCCGGAACCGGGAGGAGTCGGCCAGAGCCAGGACGACCACGATTAGGGCCATCGTCGCGTAGGTGGTGGTGGAGCCCCCGAGCCCGCCCAGCAAACCGAGGGCGAGCGAACTGAAATAGTAGGCCACCTCGTGCTGGGCCAGTTCATCGGACCGGAGCCGGATGATCGACAGCACCCCGAACAGGCCCAGGCCGAGTCCTGCCGCGACGGTGCTGTTCAGCAGCCCGATGGAAACCGCCATGACGCCGATGTTGACGCCCAGATAGGCGACCGCCAGATCGCGGCGGTGATGCCGTGGCAGGTAGATGGCGAAGACGAGGACACAGATTGCGACGATGTTGGCTAGGTAGGGCAGGAATTGCATGTGCTGGCCTTGTTGATCGGTGGAGAGGATCTTTCCTCAGGGCGATCACCATTGAGCCGGGCCAACTTGTACGTTGCCTGTGTTCCCCGGATGCGAAAGATGTGAAGAAAGCCGGTTACAACTTGCGTTCGGGGCTCGGGCTGCCCGGGCCCGAGGAGTCACCCGAGGGCTGTTCCATCGAGGGGGTGTCGCTGCGGCTCTCCAGTTCCGAGGGTTCCCCGGAGGACGACTCCCCAGAAGACGGTTCCCCGGAGGACTGGCTGGGGGAACCGCTACCGCTACCGGTACCGGTAGCGGATTCGGAACTCGGCACGGGGGCGGGAGGGGACACCTTCTGCTGGTTCTGGAACACCAGGATCGCCAACAGCACCGCGACGGAGGCGATCAGCAGCATCAGCAGGAAGGATGTGAGCAGGCTGAGCCAGCCGGCCCGGTCCTTGCGGCCCGGCCAGGGAAGCGGCCACATCCGCCATGTCCCCGGGCGGATGTTCTGCCACCAGTGCATCTGGAAATCCGGTCCCGCGGGGGAACCGAGCTGGGGGGTGTGCACGAGATCGACGGCGGCGAGCACCCGTTGCGCCTCTGACACGGCCTTGGGGGAACCGGAGAAGGCCAGTGCCACCCACGGGGCTAGAGGGCGGTGGGAGGCGACGATCGGGTCGTCGTCCTCGTCCCGGAAACGCACCGCCATGCGCCCCTCGTCCTGATCCTGACCGCCGCGGGCCACGACGGTGTCGATGTGCATGGCGTTGATCTCACCGGAGAAACGTGCCCGCGCAGCGGGATCCGAGGCGGCGCCGTCGCGCAAGTGGATCAGCATCACCGGATCCGAGCCGTCCGCGTGCGCGCAGTAGACGACACCCGCTGGGCTCTCCGCGAGACGTGAGTCGATCCAGAAATCGCCCACGCGGACCGGGTCCTCCGGAAGAAGGGGATGGTGTTCCGCGTATTCGGGTGTGGGATCTGGTGGCTGAGTCATCAAGGACTATGACATCACATCGCGAGGTCCTCCGTCTCCGGGCATCGCATCTCGGTCCTGCTCGGCGGGCGCGGTATCGTGGTGCGCGATCGTTTCAAGGAGACTCCAAGTTGACTACCCCCAGCGCGCAGCCACCCCTGCCCACCACCGTTGCCGACGCCGCTCGCCTTCTGGGCGTGGCCATCAGCCAGGTGCAGCGGGTCATCGTCGGTCAGGAACACATGGTCCAGCAGTTGATGGTGGCTCTTCTGGCTAAGGGCCACTGCCTTCTCGAAGGCGTACCGGGCGTGGCGAAAACCTTGGCGGTGCGTTCCTTCGCGACAGTCGTCGGAGGGGATTTCGCTCGAGTGCAGTTCACCCCGGACCTGGTTCCCTCCGACATCGTCGGAACCCGCATCTACTCCGCCAGCTCCGAATCCTTCGAGATCGAGCTCGGACCGGTTTTCGTGAACTTCGTGTTGGCCGACGAGATCAACCGGGCGCCCGCGAAGGTGCAGTCCGCGATGCTCGAGCTGATGGCCGAGAAACAGGTTTCCATCGGCGGCAGGACCTACCCCGCGCCCGAACCATTCATCGTGATCGCGACCCAGAACCCCGTCGAGTCCGAGGGCGTCTACCCGCTTCCCGAGGCGCAGCGGGACCGTTTCCTCGTGAAGGTGGACGTGCCCTACCCGAAGGGCAACGAGGAGTTCGAGATCCTCAGGCGCATGAGCGTCAAACCCCCGCAGGCGGAGCAGGTGCTGAACCCTGGTCTGGTGCGCCACCTGCAGGACATGGCGTCCAAGGTTTTCGTCCACAACCTGGTCAGCGAGTACATCGTGCGCCTCGTGCTGGCCACCCGGAACCCTGCCGATTTCGGAATGCCGGACCTGGAGCCGGTGATTCAGATCGGTTGTTCCCCCCGCGCCACGCTCGGCCTTGTGGCCGCGTCGCGTTCCCTCGCGCTGATCAACGGCCGCGACTACGTGCTCCCCACCGATGTGCAGGCGGTGGCCCGCGACGTCATGTCCCATCGCATCGTGCTCGGTTTCGATGCGGTGGCCGACAACGTTCTCACCACCGACGTGGTGGATCGCATACTGGCCATGGTCCCGGCACCCACCCCGGTGTGGAACGACCAGTCACGCCAGCAGCGTCACCAGCAACACGGCTACCAGCCCGGTCATGCCTGAGGGAACCTTGACCTCCCCATCCTTCGCACCCGCACCCGCGACACAGGCGCCCCACGATCCCGGGGCCGCCACATCCGTGCTGCACACACCGAGCGGCCCCACCATCCCGCTGACCAAACTGGCCCCGGAAGCCGCCCTGCGGCGCCTGGAACTCACCGTCGTCCGCCGCCTGGAGGGGTTCCTGCACGGAGATCACCTGGGTCTGCTCCCGGGACCGGGTTCCGACACGAACGACGCCCGCCCGTACCAGCCGGGCCAGGACGATGTCCGGATGATGGACTGGGCCGTCACCGCACGCACCACGGTTCCCCACGTCCGCGACACCATGGCCGACCGGGAGCTCGAGGTCTGGGGACTGCTCGACGTGACCCCGTCGATGAACTGGGGGACCGAGGGCATCACCAAACGCGACCTGGGCATCGCGGCCATCGCGACGATCGGTTTCCTAAGCCAACGGATGGGGGACCGGTTCGGCGGTCTCATGATGCTGCCCGACCGCATCAAGCGGCTGCCCGCCCGTTCGGGCCGGACCGCCCTGTACGGGATGCTGCGGCAGATGCTCACCGAACCCATCGTCCCCGACAACGCCCCCGGTGACCTGGAACTGGTCGACGGCATTGAGCAGATGGCACGCTCCCAGCGACGCCGCGGCATGCGGGTGGTGGTCTCGGATTTCCTGACCTCGGGAGAGGCCGAGCTTGATCCTGACCGGCCACCGGCCTGGGAACGGGCGATCAGGCGGCTGGCGGTTCGCAACCAGGTGTTGTGCGTCGAGGTGGTTGACCGGCACGAACTGGAGTTCCCCGACGTCGGGGAGATGCTGATCCGCGACCCGGAAACCTCCTTCCTGCGCTACATAAACACCTCCGATCCGGCCGCGCGCCAGCGGATGGACGACGCCTCACGCGCGCAGCGTGAACGCATCAAGGTGGCGCTCAGGCGCGCGGGGGCGGGACACATCCAGCTGCGCACGGACCGCGACTGGGTATCTGACATCGCGCGATTCGTCCTCGGCTACCGGCGGGTCGCCAGCGCCCTTCACGCGCCGCCCCAGGGAGTGAGCCGATGATGGACTGGTTGGCTTTCAAGACCCCCGAGAGGCTGTGGGTGCTGCTGGTTCTTCCCGCGCTGATCATCGCCTACCTGGTGCTGATGCGTCTCAAGGGGCGAACCTCACTGCGTTACACCAACACCGGGGTGCTGGGCCGGGTGATCGGTTCCCAGCGCCGCTGGACGCGGCACCTGGCCGTTTTCATGTCGCTGTGCTCCCTGGTGGCGCTGACCCTGGCCTGGGCCCAGCCACTCGGAACGGAGAAGGTCCCACGGGAACGGGCAACCGTGGTCATGGTGATAGACACATCGCTTTCCATGCAGGCCTCCGACGTGGACCCGAACCGGTTGGAAGCGGCCAAGACCGCAGCGAAACAGTTCGTGGATGCGCTGCCCGACTCCTACAACGTCGCCCTGGTCTCACTCAACGGTTCCCCTGCCGTGGTCATGCCTCCCTCAACGGACCGGGGCGCGCTCACCAGGGCCATCGACACCCTGGAACTCAAGGAGGGCACCGCCATCGGGGACGCGCTGGACCAGGCGCTCAAGGCCGTCAGCGAGGCCCCCGCCCCCGAGGACGGTTCCGAACCCGCGCCGGCCATGATCGTGATGCTGAGCGATGGCGGGAACACTTCGGGAACGGAGCCCGCGGGAAGTGCGGGCCGCGCACAGGCGGCCGGGGTGCCGGTGTTCACCATCGCCTACGGAACCGAGAACGGATACGTTGACTTGGACGGGAAGCGGCACAACGTCGCCCCGGACAACGAGGTTCTCCGGTCGATCTCCGCGACCACTGGCGGGGAATCGGTTTCCGCGGACAGCACGGACAGCCTGAAGGACGCCTACAAGAGGATCGGTTCATCGGTGGGCACGGAAGAGGTGAAGAAACCGGTGACCGCGCAGTACGCGTTCGGGGCGTTGGGTTTCGCAGTGGTGGCCGCGCTGGGGGCAGTGATGATGGCTGCGAGGTGGCCGCGATGACGACCCTGGTGCTCGAGTTCATGCAGCCCATCCGGTTGTGGGCGCTGGCGCTGATTCCCGTCATCGCGGGGATCTACTGGTATCTGGCCAATCGGATTTCCCGGTCGCAGACCCCGAACTCGCGGCTGAGGTTCGTCATCCCCAAGGATGCGGCCTGGAAACGTCACGGCGCCGTGCTGCTGGCGCTGCTCAGTCTCGCTTCGCTGGTGATCGCCTGGGCGATGCCGAAGGACTACGGAAAGCAGGCACGGGACCGGGCAACCATCGTCGTCACGATAGACGTCTCCTGGTCTATGGAGGCCGATGATGTGTCCCCCAACCGGCTCGAGGCCGCGAAGGAATCGGCAAAGAAGTTCATCGCGAGCCTCCCGGAGCGGTTCAATGTCGCACTGGTGACCTTCGCTGGAACCGCCAGTGTCAGCGTTCCCCCGACCGTGGACCGGGGGGTGCTTAACCGCGCCATAGACAACATTCAGATGGCCCCCTCCACTGCTATCGGAGAGGCGATCTACACCAGCCTCGACGCGCTGAAACTGGTGCCACCGGATCCCGATCATCCCGATGCAACGGCCCCGGCGGCCATAGTGCTGCTCTCGGACGGCGCATCCAACTTGGGGCGGGACTCGGCCGCGGCGGCCCAGCAGTCGAAGCAGCTGGGGGTTCCCATCTACACCATCGCCTACGGCACCCAGAACGGTTACGTAGAATCCAATGGTAGACGGGAACGGGTGGCCGTTGATCATCATGAGCTATACGTGGTTGCGGAGAACTCCGGGGGCAAGAAGTTCTCGGCTGAATCGGCGGGCGAGCTCAGCGAGATCTACCAGGCGATTTCCTCCGACCTGGGTTACGAACTGGTTCCGATGGAGATCACGGACCAGTACGCGGGGTTGGCGATAATCTTCGCGGTCCTCGCCGCCATGGGCGTGATCTCCTTGGGGGCGCGCTGGCCCTGAGCGCGGTCTCTTTCCTCAGGCCTTGAGATTCTCGATCGGCAGGACGGGAACGTCGTCGCTGAGCGGCAGGCCGAATACCTGTTCCAGGAAGGAGACCTGGGACTCCAGCGACTGCTCGCGGGCCGCGAGCGAACGGAAACCGTGGCCCTCGTGCTCGAACGTGACCAGTGCCAGGGCGAGCCCCTTGGCGCGCACCGCATCCGCCATGTCGAAGGCCTGCCCCGGTGGCACGACGTGATCCTCCAGACCCTGCAGGATCAGCATGGGGGCGTTGAGACGGTCGAGCCGGGTGATCGGGGAACGTTCCCGGTAGATCTGCTCCCCTTCCGGCCACGGGGCCACCAGGGCGAAGGTGTAATGGGATTCCGCCTTGTGGGTTTCCTCGACGAGACTCCGCAGATCCCCGATGCCGTAGGAACTGATGCCGGCTGCGAAAAAATCGCTGGTAACCAGGGCCTGCAGGGTGGTGTAACCGCCCGCGCTGCCTCCGGCGATGGCCACACGCTTGGGATCAGCCAGCTCCGCCCGGCACACCTCGCGGGCCGCCGCCACCACGTCGGCGACATCCAGGACGCCCCACCGCCCCTTCAAGCGGTCCCGGTAGGCGCGCCCGAAACCGGTGGAACCCGAGTAGTTCACGTCCAGAACACAGATACCGCGGGAAACCCAGAACTGGATCATCTTGTCGAAGCTCGGGTAGTGCACGGAGGTGGGGCCGCCGTGGGTGAGAACGAGCATGGGGGGCGCCGCCACGGCGTCGGGGACCGGGTAGAACCAGGAGTGCACCGGCCCCGCGGGCCCCTCGGACCAGCGACTAACGGGACGGCTCAGACCCGGCAGGGGTTCGGAGGCCACGAGTTCGGTTCGTTCCCCGGTGGGGGAGATGCGCACCAGGGAGGCGGGACGATCATCCCATTCCGCTACCGCGAACAGGTCCTGTCCGGAAGAGGCCAGGGACTCGACCATGGCCGTTCCGGGCAGCGGATGGGTGACCCCGCCGCTGCGCGGATGCCACAGCGCCAGCGCACCGCGGCCGTCGGCGATTTGAACCGTTGCCAGCAGGTCATCCCCCACTGCGCAGGCGGGCGGGGTGTCCAACACCCACACGGGAATCGAACAGTCGTGAGGGGTTCGCCAGGCCGACATCCCCTCGCGGTGGTGCACCACCCAGTTCCAGTGGCCGGATTCGTCCGTGACACAGGCCAGGGAACCGTCCCCGAGCCAGACCGGGTGTTGCGCACTGACCCCGGGCTTCCCGAAGATCCTGTCGACGTGCCCGGGATCGTCGAGGTTCGTGGCCCACACGGATGCCTCGTCCCAGCTCATGTTCGGGTGCATCCACTGGAACCAGGCGAGCCGTCCGTCGCGCACCGCCGGGCCCGCGTAGAAATCGGCGCCGCTCACCAGCACGTGGCCCCCGTCGGCATTGCTGGAATCCAGGTCCAGCGCGACGATCTCGCTGCGTTCCTCGGGGGTCACCTCGTGATCCTCACGGACCGCGAGAAGCAACCGGCGTTGCGGATCGAGGGTCAGTCCGCCGTAGCGGAACCGGGTGCTTCCGGGGGTCAGGGGGCGGGTGGTCCCCCCGTCCCGGATCCACAGCCGCTTGGTGAAATCGTCGCACCACGCCACCAGGGCGTCGGCCACCGCGTAGGCACCCCCGCCGTACTCCATCACCCGGGAACGCACGTTGAACCCGGGGGTGATCTCGGTGATCCTGCCCTCCCGCCAACGCCGCACGGTCACCCGGCCGTCCTCGGCGGCGATCCCCGCCAGCCAGAACACCCCGTCCCCGCTGACCCGTACCTGGCGGATGGAGTCCATGCCCTTGAGGGCCTGGTCAATGGACATTCGCTGCATGGTCACAGTTTATGACCGGCCCCGCCGCCTCCTGTTGTGCCTTTCCCGTAGCTGTAGCACAATTGACACCGCCTGGAGTCGAGATGGATCGCAGGGGAAGGCAATCCGGCCGAGACCCAGGAGAGAACAAAATGAACGCTTGCACGGCCACCGAGAGCCTGCCCGGGGCGCGGGGGATGATCTTCATTCACTCCACCCCGGCCGCGCTGTGCCCGCATTTGGAATGGGCAGCCGCCTCGGTGCTCGGCGCGGGACTCAGCTGGCAGTGGAGCGAGCAGCACGCCGAGCCTGGTTCCCAGCGGGCCGAGCTCTCGTGGACCGGGCCCACCGGTTCGGGGGCGAGGCTCGCCTCCCGTCTCGCGGAGTTCGCCCGCATCCGTTTCGAGGTGACCGAGGAAGCCATGCTCGGGGCCGAGGGAACCCGCTACTGCTACACCCCTTCGCTCGGTCCGTTTGCCGCCACGGTCGGGGTGCACGGCGACATCCTGGTTCCCGAGGATCGCATCCGCCATGCCCTCGACACCGCGTCCGCCAAGGGCATGAGCGTTCACCAAGCCATGGAAAGACTCCTCGGGACCGCCTGGGACGAGGAACTCGAACAATTCCGGTACAGCTCGGAGGATGCACCGATCCGGTGGCTCCACCAGGTCGTGTGACGACCACCGGGTCGGGAGCGCCCGGCGCGCTCCCGACCCGGTGCGTCAGTCGGTGATGTTGGCGTTGGTCACGGTCACCGCAACGTTGGAACCCCCG
This window contains:
- a CDS encoding AAA family ATPase yields the protein MTTPSAQPPLPTTVADAARLLGVAISQVQRVIVGQEHMVQQLMVALLAKGHCLLEGVPGVAKTLAVRSFATVVGGDFARVQFTPDLVPSDIVGTRIYSASSESFEIELGPVFVNFVLADEINRAPAKVQSAMLELMAEKQVSIGGRTYPAPEPFIVIATQNPVESEGVYPLPEAQRDRFLVKVDVPYPKGNEEFEILRRMSVKPPQAEQVLNPGLVRHLQDMASKVFVHNLVSEYIVRLVLATRNPADFGMPDLEPVIQIGCSPRATLGLVAASRSLALINGRDYVLPTDVQAVARDVMSHRIVLGFDAVADNVLTTDVVDRILAMVPAPTPVWNDQSRQQRHQQHGYQPGHA
- a CDS encoding DUF4956 domain-containing protein, producing the protein MQFLPYLANIVAICVLVFAIYLPRHHRRDLAVAYLGVNIGVMAVSIGLLNSTVAAGLGLGLFGVLSIIRLRSDELAQHEVAYYFSSLALGLLGGLGGSTTTYATMALIVVVLALADSSRFRTGVKREVVNLDRAITDPEELRYELATRLGGRVLGVNVQRLDFVADTTLVEVRYAPGAGLPVIEKVEVLR
- a CDS encoding polyphosphate polymerase domain-containing protein is translated as MSLSDLAPVHLDELNAAAEFMSRVDRKYPLHQRAAEAILDCLPTGTRVLNIGGRTEFGYTSVYFDTTARDSYLLAARGRPHRFKVRVRHYRDSGEAFLEVKTRRGGNTVKERIPHDPSALFEIAPEQYGFISGRLATGGIRGIRPQWLGPSLETSYLRTTLLAADGRARLTLDRELVWKENGHSLRAPRLAIIETKAGSAPSSADRTLWYHGYRPQRISKYATGLAALHPELPANRWRRVLNRHF
- a CDS encoding VWA domain-containing protein → MMDWLAFKTPERLWVLLVLPALIIAYLVLMRLKGRTSLRYTNTGVLGRVIGSQRRWTRHLAVFMSLCSLVALTLAWAQPLGTEKVPRERATVVMVIDTSLSMQASDVDPNRLEAAKTAAKQFVDALPDSYNVALVSLNGSPAVVMPPSTDRGALTRAIDTLELKEGTAIGDALDQALKAVSEAPAPEDGSEPAPAMIVMLSDGGNTSGTEPAGSAGRAQAAGVPVFTIAYGTENGYVDLDGKRHNVAPDNEVLRSISATTGGESVSADSTDSLKDAYKRIGSSVGTEEVKKPVTAQYAFGALGFAVVAALGAVMMAARWPR
- a CDS encoding HAD family hydrolase encodes the protein MKPALIATDLDGTFLGANAVLLQSNLAAARRSVEEGVVFVIATGRPRRWLDALAELRDLDPLAISSNGAAIGRLTRPRPDFLHPIEPERALAFSAALPPELEVSFAVEYEHGWGREPGYPVGHFSGADQVAGLPDLLAAGPVIKVLARTRHADTHAFSPVAVAAAGEILQATFSWHDVCGTVELSAPGVTKGAALARLLEEIDIDPADAVAFGDMHNDLGMLELVGRGYVMADADPCLLGRGFTRIGPNNEGAVGEQILRLLDA
- a CDS encoding carbohydrate-binding domain-containing protein, with the translated sequence MKMRKLKLGLASLAAVAVLAGCSSATTLTDASGQTATRSTATGNSGSSEALTALLSENQESHYSQDDSDYDESSVTQITLNGSSATASGGGVTVDGSTVTITSAGTYRLAGSLTGQVIVNADSQDVKLILNGVELTNPSGSPMVVTAADEVTLILADGTENTISDADTYADTSSEAPSSAVDSASDLSIAGNGSLSVTGNNNDAINSADGLVIAGGNVTVKAADDGIRGKDYVIVSGGTVNVEATGDGIKSDNETNADRGYVLIENGTVNITSGDDGIKGFNDVAISGGAVTVSNSLEAVEAQTLVISGGQTRLTSSDDGINISGDNPQGFTIAGGAVTIDSEGDGLDSNAAGTISGGSVVILGPTVGGNGSVDVQSGLTVTGGELWAIGTSGMAESPSENSTQAFVFTNLNGSSTGEVSIADSSGNVIATQASSKQYSSVLYSGPSISAESTYEILLGGKSAGTVSANQYATGMGSGPGGGQPGADQQSSRPGR
- a CDS encoding VWA domain-containing protein, which produces MTTLVLEFMQPIRLWALALIPVIAGIYWYLANRISRSQTPNSRLRFVIPKDAAWKRHGAVLLALLSLASLVIAWAMPKDYGKQARDRATIVVTIDVSWSMEADDVSPNRLEAAKESAKKFIASLPERFNVALVTFAGTASVSVPPTVDRGVLNRAIDNIQMAPSTAIGEAIYTSLDALKLVPPDPDHPDATAPAAIVLLSDGASNLGRDSAAAAQQSKQLGVPIYTIAYGTQNGYVESNGRRERVAVDHHELYVVAENSGGKKFSAESAGELSEIYQAISSDLGYELVPMEITDQYAGLAIIFAVLAAMGVISLGARWP
- a CDS encoding DUF58 domain-containing protein — its product is MPEGTLTSPSFAPAPATQAPHDPGAATSVLHTPSGPTIPLTKLAPEAALRRLELTVVRRLEGFLHGDHLGLLPGPGSDTNDARPYQPGQDDVRMMDWAVTARTTVPHVRDTMADRELEVWGLLDVTPSMNWGTEGITKRDLGIAAIATIGFLSQRMGDRFGGLMMLPDRIKRLPARSGRTALYGMLRQMLTEPIVPDNAPGDLELVDGIEQMARSQRRRGMRVVVSDFLTSGEAELDPDRPPAWERAIRRLAVRNQVLCVEVVDRHELEFPDVGEMLIRDPETSFLRYINTSDPAARQRMDDASRAQRERIKVALRRAGAGHIQLRTDRDWVSDIARFVLGYRRVASALHAPPQGVSR